In Deltaproteobacteria bacterium, the sequence CATCTAATGTTACCGTACCGACTTTTGGATTAGGCATTAAGCCACGCGGACCTAAAATTTTTGCAATAGGTCCGATTTTGGGCATCATATCTGGTGTAGCAACACAAGCATCAAAATCAAGCCATCCACCCTTAATTTTCTCAACTAGGTCCTCTGCCCCGACAAAATCTGCGCCAGCCTCTTTCGCCTCGATTTCTTTTTCACCTTTAGCGAAAACTAAAACACGTATCGTTTTTCCAGTACCATTAGGCAGTGAAACAACACCACGGACCATTTGGTCTGATTTTTTTGGGTCTACCCCTAAGCGAATAGCAACATCAACAGATTCATTGAATTTAGCTGTTTTTACAGATTTTAAAATCGAGAAAGCTTCTGTAACTTCATACCTCTTAAGTCGGTCAAACTTCTCGGCGTTAGCAACATAACGCTTACTGAGTTTAGCCATTAAACACCTCTCTTTGCAGTCAGTTCGGCACGTAAAATATTTACGGGCCTCCTGCATAACGACGTTAATACTTAAAACATTGATGTATTAACTATTAACGTAGTACCTTTATAATTTCCTATCCGCGAACTTCAAGCCCCATACTCTTTGCCGTACCTTCAATTATGCGAATAGCACCAGGAAGATCTTTGGCATTAAGATCAGGCATTTTAATTTTTGCTACTTCTTCCACTTGGGCTCGAGTTATCACACCAATCTTGGTTTTATTTGGTTCTTTAGAACCAGCACCTGGTTTCTTGGTAGTCTTTAACCCTGCAGCTTTTTTAAGCAAAATCGAAGCAGGTGGTGTTTTAGTAATAAAGCTAAATGATCTATCAGCATAGACAGTAATTAAAACCGGTATAATCATATCACCGTCTTTTGCTGTCTTAGCATTAAATTCTTTACAAAACCCCATAATA encodes:
- a CDS encoding 50S ribosomal protein L1 gives rise to the protein MAKLSKRYVANAEKFDRLKRYEVTEAFSILKSVKTAKFNESVDVAIRLGVDPKKSDQMVRGVVSLPNGTGKTIRVLVFAKGEKEIEAKEAGADFVGAEDLVEKIKGGWLDFDACVATPDMMPKIGPIAKILGPRGLMPNPKVGTVTLDVARTIKEQKAGRIEYRIEKAGIIHCAIGKLSFDTEKLEQNFRSLLDSIIKAKPQTAKGNYLLSVSLSSTMGPGIKIDPAKAMIGLGRE
- the rplK gene encoding 50S ribosomal protein L11; translated protein: MAKKIAGYVKLQIPAGKATPSPPVGPALGQHGVNIMGFCKEFNAKTAKDGDMIIPVLITVYADRSFSFITKTPPASILLKKAAGLKTTKKPGAGSKEPNKTKIGVITRAQVEEVAKIKMPDLNAKDLPGAIRIIEGTAKSMGLEVRG